A genome region from Neisseria meningitidis includes the following:
- a CDS encoding SPOR domain-containing protein, which yields MKWLFTLLAVLNIAVFGGTVGYKLAVKATGGVPENRAVENTPPATPAADNAAASVEDTAALLKPGDILTEEQAEQLRLKKEAEQKKLREKKQREEKARREKLAAEKAQAERENGAADALCAAQASLTMDEDDYHRIKGLLGKWSHVASRSVEKRTAKAKPADKTYRVVLPVSADAENQAAELSAKGFNPIPFDGALSLGVGNSRENAQALQNRLAGAGFGGAYIVEHFAEADRQDDSLSVSRMTVLFTGVNAADADEIRKITSLYGKLNLKSCK from the coding sequence ATGAAATGGCTCTTCACCCTTTTGGCGGTACTCAATATTGCCGTATTCGGCGGCACGGTGGGCTATAAATTGGCCGTTAAAGCGACGGGCGGCGTGCCGGAAAACCGGGCCGTCGAAAACACGCCCCCCGCAACGCCCGCCGCCGACAATGCGGCGGCATCCGTGGAGGATACGGCGGCACTGCTCAAACCGGGCGACATCCTGACCGAAGAGCAGGCCGAGCAGTTGCGCTTGAAAAAGGAAGCGGAACAGAAAAAACTGAGGGAGAAAAAACAGCGTGAAGAAAAAGCCCGCCGCGAAAAACTCGCCGCAGAAAAGGCGCAGGCGGAACGCGAAAACGGCGCGGCGGATGCCTTATGCGCCGCGCAGGCAAGCCTCACGATGGACGAAGATGACTACCACCGCATCAAAGGACTTTTGGGCAAATGGTCGCACGTTGCCAGCAGGAGCGTCGAAAAACGCACCGCCAAAGCCAAACCTGCCGACAAAACCTACCGCGTCGTCCTGCCCGTTTCCGCCGATGCCGAAAATCAGGCGGCGGAGCTGTCTGCCAAAGGTTTCAACCCCATACCGTTTGACGGCGCATTGAGTTTGGGTGTCGGCAACAGCCGGGAAAACGCCCAAGCCCTGCAAAACCGGCTTGCCGGCGCCGGATTCGGCGGGGCGTATATTGTCGAACACTTTGCCGAAGCCGACAGGCAGGACGATTCTTTGAGCGTGTCGCGTATGACGGTTTTGTTTACCGGCGTGAATGCCGCCGATGCGGACGAAATCCGTAAAATCACGTCCCTATACGGCAAACTGAACCTCAAGTCTTGCAAATAG
- a CDS encoding thiazole synthase, translating into MLTLYSETFPSRLLLGTAAYPTPEILKQSVRTARPAMITVSLRRAGCGGEAHGQGFWSLLQETGVPVLPNTAGCQSVQEAVTTAQMAREVFETDWIKLELIGDDDTLQPDVFQLVEAAEILIKDGFKVLPYCTEDLIACRRLLDAGCQALMPWAAPIGTGLGAVHAYALNVLRERLPDTPLIIDAGLGLPSQAAQVMEWGFDGVLLNTAVSRSGDPVNMARAFALAVESGRLAFEAGPVEARDKAQASTPTVGQPFWHSAEY; encoded by the coding sequence ATGCTCACCCTGTACAGCGAAACTTTCCCTTCGCGGCTGCTGCTCGGCACAGCCGCCTACCCGACCCCTGAAATCCTCAAACAATCCGTCCGAACCGCCCGGCCCGCGATGATTACCGTCTCGCTGCGCCGCGCGGGATGCGGCGGCGAGGCGCACGGTCAGGGGTTTTGGTCGCTGCTTCAAGAAACCGGCGTTCCCGTCCTGCCGAACACGGCAGGCTGCCAAAGCGTGCAGGAAGCGGTAACGACGGCGCAAATGGCGCGCGAAGTGTTTGAAACCGATTGGATTAAACTCGAACTCATCGGCGACGACGACACCTTGCAGCCGGATGTGTTCCAACTTGTCGAAGCGGCGGAAATCCTGATTAAAGACGGCTTCAAAGTGCTGCCTTATTGCACCGAAGACCTGATTGCCTGCCGCCGCCTGCTCGACGCGGGCTGTCAGGCGTTGATGCCGTGGGCGGCCCCGATCGGCACGGGTTTGGGCGCGGTTCACGCCTACGCGTTGAACGTCCTGCGCGAACGCCTGCCCGACACGCCGCTGATTATCGACGCGGGCTTGGGTTTGCCCTCACAGGCGGCACAAGTGATGGAATGGGGCTTTGACGGCGTGCTTTTGAATACTGCCGTTTCCCGCAGCGGCGATCCGGTCAATATGGCACGCGCCTTCGCACTCGCCGTCGAATCCGGACGGCTGGCATTTGAAGCCGGACCGGTCGAAGCACGCGACAAAGCGCAAGCCAGCACGCCGACAGTCGGACAACCGTTTTGGCATTCGGCGGAATATTGA
- a CDS encoding cytochrome b: MGSLFGLHKSFGFLTLTVITLRIVWAVANRAKRPQSDSKAAAAGHGILYLLMLAVPVIGMIRQYGSGRGPLKVFGVEVMQGSPEKIEWMANLGNTFHGNLGWLLFAAVVGHVAMVVVHRVQGKDVLYRMTGRVR; encoded by the coding sequence GTGGGCAGCCTGTTCGGCCTGCACAAATCTTTCGGTTTCCTTACGCTGACGGTGATTACATTGCGCATCGTGTGGGCGGTTGCCAACCGCGCCAAGCGTCCGCAAAGCGACAGCAAGGCTGCGGCGGCAGGACACGGCATTCTGTATCTGCTCATGCTTGCCGTTCCCGTTATCGGCATGATCCGCCAATACGGCAGCGGCCGCGGCCCGTTGAAAGTGTTCGGCGTTGAAGTGATGCAGGGTTCGCCGGAAAAAATCGAGTGGATGGCAAACTTGGGCAACACGTTCCACGGCAATTTGGGCTGGCTGCTGTTTGCCGCCGTCGTCGGACACGTCGCCATGGTCGTCGTCCACCGTGTTCAAGGCAAAGACGTGCTGTACCGCATGACGGGGCGTGTCCGTTGA
- the obgE gene encoding GTPase ObgE, translating to MKFIDEAKIEVAAGKGGNGATSFRREKFVPRGGPDGGDGGKGGSVWAEADENTNTLVEYRFVKRYQAKNGEKGHGSDRYGAGADDIVLKMPVGTLIRDLDTGENVADLTYHGQRVCLAKGGKGGLGNIHFKSSVNRAPKQSTPGEEGEARSLQLELKVLADVGLLGMPNAGKSTLITAVSAARPKIANYPFTTLHPNLGVVRIDENHSFVMADIPGLIEGAAEGAGLGHRFLKHLSRTGLLLHVVDLAPFDETVNPAEEALAIINELRKYDEELYGKPRWLVLNKLDMLDEEEARARTAAFLEAVGWDYPKPDDRFQFDMETPRLFQISALTHQGTQELVHQINQYLIEKKRIEAEKAEAERAATNVEIAEQQPKTDTGVFKPE from the coding sequence ATGAAATTCATCGACGAAGCAAAAATCGAAGTCGCCGCAGGCAAAGGCGGTAATGGCGCAACCAGTTTCCGCCGCGAAAAATTCGTACCGCGCGGCGGCCCGGACGGCGGCGACGGCGGCAAAGGCGGCAGCGTTTGGGCAGAAGCCGACGAAAACACCAACACCCTCGTCGAATACCGCTTCGTCAAACGCTACCAAGCCAAAAACGGCGAAAAAGGCCACGGTTCCGACCGTTACGGCGCAGGTGCGGACGACATCGTCCTCAAAATGCCCGTCGGCACCCTTATCCGCGACCTCGACACCGGCGAAAACGTTGCCGACCTCACTTATCACGGACAGCGCGTCTGCCTTGCCAAAGGCGGCAAAGGCGGCTTGGGCAACATCCACTTCAAATCGTCCGTCAACCGCGCCCCGAAACAATCCACCCCCGGCGAAGAAGGCGAAGCCCGTTCCCTGCAACTCGAACTCAAAGTCCTCGCCGATGTCGGCTTATTGGGTATGCCCAACGCCGGCAAATCCACCCTGATTACCGCCGTATCCGCCGCACGCCCCAAAATCGCCAACTACCCCTTCACCACCCTGCATCCAAACTTAGGCGTGGTACGCATCGACGAAAACCACAGCTTCGTGATGGCCGACATCCCCGGCCTGATTGAAGGCGCGGCAGAAGGCGCAGGCCTCGGCCATCGTTTCCTCAAACACTTATCACGTACCGGCCTGCTGCTGCACGTCGTCGATTTGGCCCCGTTTGACGAAACCGTCAACCCCGCCGAAGAAGCCCTCGCCATCATCAACGAATTGCGCAAATACGACGAAGAACTCTACGGCAAACCACGCTGGCTGGTGCTGAACAAACTCGACATGCTCGATGAAGAAGAAGCCCGGGCGCGAACAGCCGCCTTCCTCGAAGCCGTCGGCTGGGACTACCCGAAACCAGACGACCGCTTCCAATTCGACATGGAAACCCCGCGCCTCTTCCAAATCAGCGCGCTGACCCACCAAGGCACGCAGGAATTGGTACACCAAATCAACCAATACCTGATCGAGAAAAAACGTATCGAAGCTGAAAAAGCGGAGGCGGAGCGGGCAGCGACAAATGTTGAGATTGCCGAGCAACAGCCTAAAACGGATACGGGCGTGTTTAAGCCGGAGTGA
- a CDS encoding adenylyltransferase/cytidyltransferase family protein: MVDAWSVPDFESKICPPEALAARLALLPRPLVFTNGCFDILHRGHVTYLAQARSMGGALVLALNTDASVRRLGKGGDRPINPLENRAAVAAALESVDLVTWFDGDTPAALIEAVKPEILVKGGDWAADKIVGAAETLARGGQVFSIPFLHQTSTTKTLAKIRAAEGGK; the protein is encoded by the coding sequence ATGGTTGACGCTTGGTCTGTTCCTGATTTTGAATCGAAAATCTGTCCGCCCGAGGCGTTGGCGGCGCGTTTGGCGTTGTTGCCGCGCCCGCTGGTGTTTACCAACGGCTGTTTCGACATCCTCCACAGGGGGCACGTTACTTATCTGGCGCAGGCGCGTTCGATGGGGGGCGCGTTGGTGCTGGCGTTGAATACCGATGCTTCGGTGCGGCGTTTGGGCAAGGGCGGCGACCGCCCGATTAATCCTTTGGAGAACCGTGCCGCCGTTGCCGCCGCGTTGGAAAGTGTGGATTTGGTAACGTGGTTTGACGGGGATACGCCGGCGGCGTTGATTGAGGCGGTCAAACCTGAGATTTTGGTCAAGGGCGGCGATTGGGCTGCGGATAAGATTGTCGGTGCGGCAGAAACGTTGGCGCGCGGCGGTCAGGTGTTTTCAATTCCGTTTCTGCACCAGACTTCGACAACGAAGACTTTGGCAAAAATCCGTGCGGCAGAGGGCGGAAAATGA
- the asd gene encoding aspartate-semialdehyde dehydrogenase: MKVGFVGWRGMVGSVLMQRMKEENDFAHIPEAFFFTTSNVGGAAPDFGQAAKTLLDANDVAELAKMDIIVTCQGGDYTKSVFQPLRDSGWNGYWVDAASSLRMKDDAIIVLDPVNRNVIDNGLKNGVKNYIGGNCTVSLMLMALGGLFQNDLVEWATSMTYQAASGAGAKNMRELISGMGAIHAKVADELADPSSAILDIDRKVSDFLRSEDYPKANFGVPLAGSLIPWIDVDLGNGQSKEEWKGGVETNKILGRSDNPTVIDGLCVRIGSMRCHSQALTLKLKKDLPVSEIEAILAGANDWVKVIPNEKEASIHELTPAKVTGTLSVPVGRIRKLEMGGEYISAFTVGDQLLWGAAEPLRRVLRIVLGSL; the protein is encoded by the coding sequence ATGAAAGTAGGTTTCGTCGGCTGGCGCGGTATGGTCGGTTCGGTTTTGATGCAGCGTATGAAAGAAGAAAACGACTTCGCCCACATTCCTGAAGCGTTTTTCTTTACCACTTCCAACGTCGGCGGCGCAGCCCCTGATTTCGGTCAGGCAGCCAAAACATTGTTGGATGCCAACGATGTTGCCGAATTGGCAAAAATGGACATCATCGTTACCTGTCAGGGCGGCGATTACACCAAATCCGTCTTCCAACCCCTGCGCGACAGCGGCTGGAACGGCTACTGGGTTGACGCGGCGTCATCCCTGCGCATGAAAGACGATGCGATTATCGTCCTCGACCCGGTCAACCGCAACGTCATCGACAACGGCCTCAAAAACGGCGTGAAAAACTACATCGGCGGCAACTGTACCGTTTCCCTGATGCTGATGGCTTTGGGCGGTCTGTTCCAAAACGATTTGGTCGAATGGGCAACCAGCATGACCTACCAAGCCGCTTCCGGTGCGGGTGCGAAAAACATGCGCGAACTCATCAGCGGCATGGGCGCGATTCACGCCAAAGTAGCGGACGAGCTTGCCGATCCTTCCAGCGCGATTCTCGACATCGACCGCAAAGTGTCCGATTTCCTGCGCAGCGAAGACTATCCGAAAGCCAACTTCGGCGTACCGCTCGCCGGCAGCCTGATTCCGTGGATTGACGTGGATTTGGGCAACGGTCAATCTAAAGAAGAATGGAAAGGCGGTGTGGAAACCAACAAAATCCTCGGCCGCAGCGACAATCCGACCGTAATCGACGGCTTATGCGTACGCATCGGCTCTATGCGCTGCCACAGCCAAGCCCTCACCCTGAAGCTGAAAAAAGACCTGCCTGTTTCCGAAATCGAAGCGATTTTGGCAGGTGCAAACGACTGGGTGAAAGTCATCCCTAACGAAAAAGAAGCCAGCATACACGAGCTGACTCCTGCCAAAGTTACCGGCACACTGTCTGTTCCTGTCGGCCGTATCCGCAAACTGGAGATGGGCGGCGAATACATCAGCGCGTTCACTGTCGGCGACCAACTCTTGTGGGGGGCTGCCGAGCCGTTGCGCCGCGTGCTGCGTATCGTGTTGGGCAGCCTGTAA
- a CDS encoding alpha/beta hydrolase, with protein MESFELEDLTLWLVRDADEAEMWIDRWAISYPVVQMSEASAGQSIGEWQAGLQTAFERIRGKYVAVVAHGAGAAAFLAWLYQADILTRKKIANIILVPQRPDIFPDDAEHAFQRVRCPCRAALVVPEHGGVPHGWAQRQADLWNARLLVSPHSGSLNGMLGGWQWGMKLMQEMLLA; from the coding sequence ATGGAAAGTTTCGAGCTTGAGGATTTGACGCTGTGGCTGGTACGCGATGCGGATGAAGCGGAAATGTGGATAGACCGCTGGGCGATCAGTTATCCCGTCGTGCAGATGTCCGAAGCGTCGGCCGGTCAAAGCATAGGGGAATGGCAGGCAGGGCTTCAGACGGCATTTGAACGCATACGCGGCAAATACGTCGCCGTTGTCGCACACGGTGCGGGCGCGGCCGCATTTTTGGCGTGGCTGTATCAGGCAGACATCCTGACACGGAAGAAAATTGCCAACATCATCCTTGTACCGCAGCGTCCCGATATTTTTCCCGACGATGCGGAACACGCTTTCCAACGCGTCCGCTGTCCCTGCCGTGCCGCATTGGTTGTACCCGAACACGGCGGCGTGCCGCACGGTTGGGCGCAAAGACAGGCGGATTTGTGGAACGCCCGCCTGTTGGTTTCCCCGCATTCGGGCAGTTTGAACGGTATGCTCGGCGGCTGGCAGTGGGGTATGAAGCTGATGCAGGAAATGTTGCTGGCGTGA
- the cysS gene encoding cysteine--tRNA ligase, with the protein MTTIYNTLTRQKEPFAPIDPKNVRMYVCGMTVYDYCHLGHARVMVVFDMIARWLRECGYPLTYVRNITDIDDKIIARAAENGETIGELTARFIQAMHEDADALGVLRPDIEPKATENIPQMIAMIETLIQNGKAYPAANGDVYYAVREFSAYGQLSGKSLDDLRAGERVEVDGFKRDPLDFVLWKAAKAGEPAWESPWGNGRPGWHIECSAMSENLFGNTFDIHGGGADLQFPHHENEIAQSVGATGHTCGHHHAQTHHGQSIASHVKYWLHNGFIRVDGEKMSKSLGNFFTIREVLKQYDPEVVRFFILRAHYRSPLNYSDAHLDDAKGALTRLYTTLKNTPAAEFDLSENVNDYTRRFYAAMNDDFGTVEAVAVLFELAGEVNKTNDAQLAGCLKALGGIIGLLQRDPTEFLQGGAASDGLSNEEIEDLIARRKQARADKNWAESDRIRDLLNEHKIILEDNAGGTTWRRG; encoded by the coding sequence ATGACCACCATCTACAACACCCTTACCCGCCAAAAAGAACCCTTTGCCCCCATCGACCCTAAAAACGTGCGTATGTACGTTTGCGGCATGACTGTTTACGACTATTGCCACTTAGGCCATGCCCGTGTGATGGTGGTGTTTGACATGATTGCCCGCTGGTTGCGCGAGTGCGGTTATCCGCTCACTTATGTGCGCAACATCACCGACATCGACGACAAAATCATTGCCCGCGCGGCTGAAAACGGCGAGACTATCGGCGAACTGACCGCGCGTTTCATTCAGGCGATGCACGAAGATGCCGATGCTTTGGGCGTGTTGCGTCCGGACATCGAACCGAAGGCAACGGAAAACATCCCGCAAATGATTGCCATGATTGAAACCCTGATTCAAAACGGTAAGGCCTATCCTGCCGCAAACGGCGACGTTTACTACGCCGTGCGCGAGTTTTCCGCTTACGGACAATTATCGGGCAAATCATTGGACGACCTGCGCGCGGGCGAACGTGTGGAAGTGGACGGTTTCAAACGCGATCCGCTTGATTTTGTGTTGTGGAAAGCGGCGAAAGCAGGCGAGCCGGCGTGGGAAAGCCCTTGGGGCAACGGCCGGCCGGGTTGGCACATTGAATGCTCCGCCATGAGTGAAAACCTGTTCGGCAATACCTTCGACATCCACGGCGGCGGCGCGGATTTGCAGTTTCCGCACCACGAAAACGAAATTGCCCAAAGCGTCGGCGCGACGGGGCATACCTGCGGCCATCATCACGCGCAAACCCACCACGGTCAAAGCATTGCCAGCCACGTCAAATACTGGTTGCACAACGGCTTTATCCGCGTGGACGGCGAAAAAATGTCCAAATCGTTGGGCAACTTCTTCACTATCCGCGAAGTGTTGAAACAATACGACCCCGAAGTCGTGCGTTTCTTCATCCTGCGCGCCCACTACCGCAGCCCGTTGAATTACTCCGACGCACATTTGGACGACGCAAAAGGTGCGCTGACCCGCCTGTACACTACATTGAAAAACACACCAGCGGCTGAGTTTGACTTATCTGAAAACGTCAACGACTACACCCGCCGTTTCTACGCCGCCATGAACGACGATTTTGGTACGGTCGAAGCGGTTGCCGTGTTGTTCGAACTGGCAGGCGAAGTGAACAAAACCAATGACGCACAGCTCGCCGGCTGCCTGAAAGCCTTGGGCGGCATCATCGGACTGCTGCAACGCGATCCGACCGAGTTCCTGCAAGGCGGCGCGGCTTCAGACGGTCTCTCCAACGAAGAAATCGAAGACTTGATCGCCCGGCGGAAACAGGCGCGCGCCGATAAAAACTGGGCGGAATCCGACCGCATCCGCGACCTTCTGAACGAACACAAAATCATTTTGGAAGACAACGCCGGCGGCACGACTTGGCGGCGCGGTTAA
- a CDS encoding AAA family ATPase, which translates to MSSNQYIQSLELTNFTVLPNDTFEFSENLNVIVAENGCGKTHLLKILYSLLEVTSNTKNRLLKTELQKSFADKLLNVFRPDSLGRLSKRLQGRGRTEIVLKLQNGTTHSSLNFSSNSSSQVNVQSIGLKENEYTPTPIFLPSRELITLCPWFTSLYQNQSIPFEETWFDTCMQLNHPLAKGPRETKIRELLEPIENAMGGKVSEEQGRFYLSLTNTGGKIEAPLVAEGLRKFVMIARLIATGALLDKGYLFWDEPEANLNPKLIKMAARIIWSLSQQGIQVFIATHSLFLLRELELLKLENNTDLPVRFFSLIASDDGTKVEQGNSINDLNTLILLDENIMQADRYLNI; encoded by the coding sequence ATGTCATCTAACCAATATATCCAGTCGCTTGAGTTGACAAACTTTACCGTTCTTCCAAACGATACTTTTGAATTTTCTGAAAATCTCAATGTTATTGTTGCCGAAAACGGTTGTGGCAAAACACATTTGTTAAAAATTTTATACAGCCTGCTAGAAGTAACATCTAACACCAAAAACAGATTACTGAAAACAGAATTGCAAAAAAGTTTTGCCGATAAATTACTGAATGTTTTCCGTCCCGATTCCTTGGGCAGGTTGAGCAAACGTTTGCAGGGGCGCGGGCGTACGGAAATCGTTTTAAAACTGCAAAACGGCACTACGCATAGTAGTCTGAATTTTTCCAGTAACTCATCATCGCAAGTCAATGTTCAAAGCATCGGATTGAAAGAAAATGAATATACTCCGACACCTATCTTCTTACCCAGCCGCGAATTAATTACACTTTGCCCTTGGTTCACTTCTTTGTATCAAAACCAAAGCATCCCTTTCGAAGAAACTTGGTTTGATACCTGTATGCAATTAAATCACCCGCTTGCCAAAGGCCCCAGAGAAACAAAAATTCGAGAATTGCTCGAACCTATTGAGAACGCGATGGGAGGAAAAGTATCTGAAGAACAAGGAAGGTTTTATCTATCGCTGACAAATACGGGCGGTAAGATTGAAGCACCTTTGGTAGCAGAGGGTTTGCGGAAATTTGTCATGATTGCCCGGTTAATCGCAACAGGGGCATTGCTGGATAAAGGCTATCTATTTTGGGATGAACCGGAAGCTAATCTGAATCCTAAATTGATCAAAATGGCTGCCCGTATTATTTGGTCTTTATCTCAACAGGGTATTCAGGTTTTTATTGCAACACACTCTCTATTCTTATTGAGAGAATTGGAACTTTTGAAGCTTGAAAATAACACGGATTTACCTGTACGTTTTTTCTCGTTGATTGCTTCCGATGATGGAACAAAAGTGGAGCAAGGGAACAGTATTAATGATTTGAACACATTGATATTGTTAGATGAAAACATTATGCAGGCAGACAGGTATCTGAATATTTGA
- a CDS encoding RDD family protein: MEEKNDYTDAASDNRNGQEIEVGIAGAGDRILAALLNQLFTFLVLLVPFAGLIAFAIKNEGRIGGSEEIFGLLLGMTSFWVGLAGILVYTVVQIYYMSRDGQSLGKKIMRIRVLKTDGRNPGFVGTVLVREIAWSVLVAIIAAVIGLAVGDNGENAINLLAFLANFVLLFMVKRDRRTLYDILADTVVVKLPK; the protein is encoded by the coding sequence ATGGAAGAAAAAAACGACTACACCGACGCGGCATCCGACAACCGCAACGGGCAGGAAATTGAAGTCGGAATTGCCGGCGCAGGCGACCGGATACTTGCCGCGCTGCTGAACCAATTGTTTACCTTTTTGGTTTTGTTGGTGCCGTTTGCCGGACTGATTGCTTTCGCCATCAAGAATGAAGGCAGGATTGGCGGCAGTGAGGAAATATTCGGGCTGCTTTTGGGCATGACTTCCTTTTGGGTAGGACTGGCGGGCATTTTGGTTTATACCGTCGTTCAAATCTACTATATGAGTCGGGACGGGCAGTCATTGGGTAAGAAGATCATGAGAATCAGGGTGTTGAAAACCGACGGCCGCAATCCGGGTTTTGTCGGCACGGTTTTGGTACGCGAAATCGCATGGTCGGTTTTGGTTGCCATTATTGCCGCCGTTATCGGTCTTGCAGTAGGTGACAACGGAGAAAACGCCATCAACCTGCTGGCATTCCTTGCCAACTTTGTCCTGCTCTTTATGGTCAAACGCGACCGCCGCACGCTTTACGACATACTGGCGGATACGGTTGTCGTCAAGCTGCCCAAATAA
- a CDS encoding exodeoxyribonuclease III — MLKIISANVNGIRSAYKKGFYEYIAASGADIVCVQELKAQEADLSADMKNPHGMHGHWHCAEKRGYSGVAVYSKRKPDNVQIGMGIEEFDREGRFVRCDFGRLSVISLYLPSGSSAEERQQVKYRFLDAFYPMLEAMKNEGRDIVVCGDWNIAHQNIDLKNWKGNQKNSGFLPEEREWIGKVIHKLGWTDMWRTLYPDVPGYTWWSNRGQAYAKDVGWRIDYQMVTPELAAKAVSAHVYKDEKFSDHAPLVVEYDYAAE; from the coding sequence ATGCTTAAAATCATTTCCGCCAACGTCAACGGCATCCGCTCCGCCTACAAAAAAGGTTTTTACGAATACATCGCCGCATCGGGCGCGGACATTGTCTGCGTGCAGGAACTCAAAGCGCAGGAGGCTGATTTGTCTGCCGATATGAAAAATCCGCACGGGATGCACGGTCATTGGCATTGCGCCGAGAAGCGCGGTTACAGCGGCGTGGCGGTGTACAGCAAACGCAAACCCGACAATGTGCAAATCGGTATGGGCATTGAAGAATTCGACAGGGAAGGGCGGTTTGTGCGTTGCGATTTCGGCAGGTTGAGCGTTATCTCGCTTTATTTGCCCAGCGGCAGCAGCGCGGAAGAACGCCAGCAGGTGAAATACCGTTTCCTTGATGCGTTTTACCCTATGCTCGAAGCGATGAAAAACGAAGGGCGCGACATTGTCGTCTGCGGCGACTGGAACATCGCCCACCAAAACATCGACCTGAAAAACTGGAAAGGCAACCAGAAAAATTCAGGTTTCCTGCCTGAAGAGCGCGAGTGGATAGGCAAGGTTATCCACAAGCTCGGTTGGACGGATATGTGGCGCACGCTTTATCCCGATGTGCCGGGCTACACTTGGTGGAGCAACCGAGGGCAGGCGTATGCGAAAGATGTCGGGTGGCGCATCGATTATCAGATGGTTACGCCCGAACTTGCTGCCAAAGCCGTGTCCGCACACGTTTATAAAGATGAAAAATTTTCTGACCATGCGCCGCTGGTCGTGGAGTATGACTATGCTGCCGAATAA
- the folD gene encoding bifunctional methylenetetrahydrofolate dehydrogenase/methenyltetrahydrofolate cyclohydrolase FolD — protein MSAQLINGKEVSQKRLQAVAEAVAQRQQDNLHMPCLAVVLVGGDPASAVYVRNKKTACQKCGIKSLSYELPESTSQEELLALVDRLNADSEVDGILVQLPLPKHLDSQAVLERISPDKDVDGFHPYNVGRLAVKMPLMRPCTPKGVMTLLEAYGIDPKGKKAVVVGASNIVGRPQALELLLARATVTVCHSATENLTDEVAGADILVVGVGIPNFVKGEWIKPGAVVIDVGINRLDDGSLCGDVEFETAKERAAMITPVPGGVGPMTIATLMENTLHAASLHDA, from the coding sequence ATGTCGGCACAACTGATCAATGGTAAAGAAGTTTCGCAAAAACGCCTGCAGGCGGTTGCCGAAGCGGTGGCGCAACGCCAACAGGACAATCTGCACATGCCTTGCCTGGCCGTGGTTTTGGTCGGAGGCGACCCTGCCAGCGCGGTTTATGTCCGCAACAAGAAAACCGCCTGCCAAAAATGCGGCATCAAATCACTGTCTTACGAGCTGCCCGAATCAACATCGCAGGAAGAACTGCTGGCACTGGTCGACCGCCTGAATGCCGATTCCGAAGTGGACGGTATTCTGGTTCAGCTACCGCTGCCGAAGCACCTCGACAGCCAGGCGGTTTTGGAACGTATTTCGCCGGATAAGGACGTGGACGGCTTCCATCCTTACAATGTCGGCAGGCTGGCGGTCAAAATGCCGCTGATGCGCCCGTGTACGCCCAAGGGCGTGATGACGCTTTTGGAAGCTTACGGCATTGATCCGAAGGGGAAAAAAGCGGTCGTGGTCGGCGCGTCGAATATCGTCGGCCGCCCGCAGGCTTTGGAACTGCTGCTGGCGCGCGCAACGGTAACGGTCTGCCACAGCGCAACCGAAAATCTGACAGACGAGGTTGCCGGAGCCGATATTTTGGTGGTCGGCGTAGGCATTCCGAACTTTGTCAAAGGCGAATGGATCAAACCTGGCGCGGTCGTTATTGATGTGGGCATCAACCGTTTGGACGATGGCAGCCTGTGCGGCGACGTGGAATTTGAAACGGCAAAAGAACGGGCGGCGATGATTACGCCCGTTCCCGGCGGCGTGGGTCCGATGACGATTGCCACATTGATGGAAAACACCCTGCACGCGGCTTCACTGCACGATGCTTGA